DNA from Eucalyptus grandis isolate ANBG69807.140 chromosome 5, ASM1654582v1, whole genome shotgun sequence:
TAGTTGAGGATAGCAATaagtttgctattgatttgccatcgacATTGCATTGTGAGTGTTGCACCTACtacattttgatgatgagatgtcaTCCTAGTAGAAAATTAGGGGTTTTACTCACCGAGTCCATGACTCACCCCgttatttttcagaattgtaGGCATGAAGGAGTTGCAGTCTCACTagaggagctaaggtttaccTTGGCTTTTTGAAGATAGTGGTTGTAAATATAACGGCccgagataattaaaaaaacggCTTATAAATATAACTGATGTAATTGTGTGTTTGCAAGTGGTTGTTTTCCTAGTTGCTTGTTGTTGTCTAGATGTTATATGTGTCCTTCCACATGCgcttaataaaatgataaaaaggaaCGGGATAGTGATGtgcctgggacgtcgcaaaaaTAACCCCTACTGCTCAAGACCCtagagatggagttggggtcgttatagttttgtaaattattcaaaaatggATTTCCCTTAAGGATCTCAGCGCCTCATTTGCTGTTATTGCGCATAAAGGGGTATCTGtgtgaagaggatgaagataatTGAAGGGATGTCCCTGGTCGAAGCCAAGTTagatttcaaaatgatttttgatcaaGCTAATTTGTGTGGGGGTATGTTGCGAAATGTTTGTGGAAATGCTTGGCAAAATTTGGAATGCTACTAAAATAATTGTTGCTGGTCAGTGCCTTCAGGTgactaaaataattttcttttgggcaTTCCTATTTATGGTCTCACATATCAAACTGGAAATCTGCTCATACTCATGTAAATTTAGGTCTTATATCTGTACATTGCAGGCTTGAGAAGTCATTGGCATGTTGCATATTAATTCATAATGATTAATGCATGGCTAAGTTTTTAGTGGGAGAGTTTccttctatcttttttttttttttcttttgctgggACAAGTATTGGAAAATTCGCGGTTGGTTGGAATCAGttttttcattcatgaaaacACTAAAATTGTCTGCTGGCAGAAGCAATATCCATTCTATAATATGCTATCCTGCGGAAGATTTTACTTCCCAAGATCTTTACCTTTTTATGGTCTTAAGGAAACATGAGATGGTTGCTTTCTTCTTTATGAATGTGGCAAGGTTCTTCCGTTTGTGGATATACATACGGGCGCCAGTTTTATTGCAGAATTGCAGGTCTCTAATACTAGACATTTGTGTTACAAATTTGGAGGGAAGAAGAATAGCAGGAGTGTCACAACTTCTGTATAGCGTTTACttgaatatcataatttttttggcttacttaagtgtcatattGAAGTAAAATCGATTACTTGAGTAATCATCCTACgtgaatttatttcaaaatttctaaaattttcttatttttcttttgcttttttttttttcccttttgaggGCCAACAAGGGTCACTAGCCTCATTGATCAGAAAACCCTCGCCCTTGGCCACAAAGGCCCTAGGTGAGGCTATCGTAACCTTGCCGGATCTAGGCAACGCTGCCTTTGCGTAGGTCTAATGAGGCCTTCATGGCTAAGGGCGAGGGTTTTGCGGCCAACAAGGGTTTATGATGACCCTTAGCAGCcctaaaaagcaaaataaaaataaaaaaaattcaaaagaataaaaaaaatgattaaaaatattaaaagttattCAAATTAGCATTGTCGAAGCCACATAGGACGACTGGCGATCATGTCCAATTTTCTAGTGAGACaaattgtcttttttttagTAATGGTAAGAATATATTACTGAGCTTAGGACATATGTACAAACGGCgccaaaacttacactctagCTGCATAAAAAACAGGAAGAGTGGAAGGGGGCCGCATACAAGCCAGACAGTAGtacaagaaaagaaaccacAAAGCAACAGGCACAACAACTCCAACCGAACCTCCATGCATAGGGGAAGACCGCTAAAAAGTGCAACACCTGACAGCTCAAAACACCGGAGGATTAACGAAAACTGACGGGTCAAAACCCCATCCTCTCTGAAGGCGACGATTCCTTGGAGTGTCAGGGACATTCTTATATGTAATGGCCTTATCTTTGACCACCTTAAACAGGTGGTTCTTGAGGAAGAAATAGCTAAGGTATCTCCTCGAAATATCATGTCATTCCTTTTCTTCAGATTAGATGACACAAAGCTCCAAAGGAAAACCGAGCGATGCTATGAAAGAAATCCTTACCCGCTAGAAACTTCATAGCCCAAAAGGTTGTCCACCCAAGTGCCATTTCTCCATGGCAAATTGCATCTAGAAGCCCAAAAGTAAACTAGAGTAGGCGAGGTGTTGCATTCGAAGAAAAGGTGGTCAATAAAGTCCTGGGACTTGCGAAGATACAGACCGAGTGATCAATCTGCCAAAAGCAAGAAGACACACTTGTGTCGGCAAACGATTCTTGATGATGAGCcacatcaaaattgaaaacGAGGGCCAAGGCCCCATCCCCGGATAAAAGGAGCCTAGGGAATCGAATCTTCCCGACTCTGATGGAGTTCCAAGCAGAGGCCACGTAAAACGATCCCGAAGGGTCTACGCGCCAAACAAACCGGTCATAGGCCGAAGAGAGGGTCGGAAATGAGAGACCCCAATCCTCCAGTCGTAATCTAGAGGGAGTAGCTGCATGAGAGTAGAGAGTCGCCACAACCGCATGCACAGGAAGGTCTGGGTCATTCAAGAAGGAGTGAGGGACCAGTGAATAGAGAGGGCCACAAGGCATCCAATTGTCGAACCATAATGAGATTGACTGCCCATTCCCAACTTCCCAGCCAAACGACTGCCTAAACCCACTACGAAGttgaagaattttcttccaGCCCCAAGAGCAAACAGACGATTGAGGGGCTACCCAAAAATTAtgtttctttaagaaattcgaatgAATCCACCGACACCAAAAAGATTCTTTGTACGTAAAGGATCCAAATATATTTAAGCATAGAGGCTTTGTTGCAGTCCTTCATAGACCGTATACCCaatcctccttcatccttaggCACACAAACATCCAACCACGAAACTTTAACCCCCCCCTTATCGAGGGAGGAGCCCTTCCACAGAAATCGACGAAGAATGCTTTCAATACCTAAAATGACTGAGGACGGCAAAGTAAACACACTAGCCCAAAAGGCTTGAATCGAGTGGAGAACTGACCTTATAAGCTGGAGCCTCCCAGCAAATGGTAAAAATCTATGAGCCCAAGAATGAACTCTAGTCGTAATACGGTTAATCAACTGAAGGCAATCCGCCTTTCCCAACCTTGATGAGATTATCGGCACCCCTAGGTAACAAACCGGAAGTTTGCCTTCTCGAAAACCAAACTCTAAAAGGATACTATTCCGCAACAATGGCGTCCCACCCGACAAGAAGATATCAGATTTACTCTTGTTGGGAATCAGTCCACTCCATGATGAAAAAATGTCCAAGCTTCTCTTGAGAATTACTGCCGAATTCCAATCCGCttggcaaaaaaggaaaacatcatcagcaaaaaacaGATGAGAAAGCTTAGGAGCCTTGCACCTCCAATAGAACTTGAACTCCTTGACAGAAGTCTTTAGGTTCAAAATCCCAGAGAAGATTTCCATAACTAATGTAAAGAGATATGGTGACATCGAGTCTTCCTGCCGAAGACCCCTACCTCCAGGAAAGAATCCGTCGAGCCTAGTGAGACAAATTGTTGataacactcaagtgatcaatttttcaaatttgtggcatTCAAGTGAGCGACAAAAAggttatggcactcaaatgagTGTTGTAcaaaaagttataacactctTACTATTCTTACCCAAGTTGGAGTGTCACCTTTACTATTCTTACCCCAACTTGGATTGCCCTGCTTTAGCATATAATGcaggcaagttcatatttggAGAAGCTGGTCATATTTTTTAAGGCATTACGCTGTGGCTTCATCTTGGTTTTCCTTACTCTACTCCTTGATATATTGATTTGGGTATTGCATGTGAAAGAATTGACCAGAGCTTTATCAAAAGGAACTGGACGTGTTCCGTCTTTATCAATTATAAAAGTTACGTTTCCCTCACTCCCTCCATGCTTTCCCAATCTAAACTTGTGAAACTCGGTATTAGGTTTCTCTTTTACATGAGAAACAAGAATATTCTGGAGCTACAGAGCGAGTTATTAAATTATTAGCAATGCATGAAAAATTCCACCAAGAGTAGCCATTTAAAGGAATAAGAGACTCTATGATAGCAAATTTTGTACATTCAATATACTCTATGGATAGAGGATTGATCTATTCCCTCGCCATGTTAGAAATATTGCTCGTAAGGAGTCCTAttgtttgaccaaaaaaaaaaaggagtcctATTGAAATCAAGAAGTATAGGCTTGCCATCGACATAAGACTAATAGacttttcgaaaaaaaaaaaacttattagtGGAGGAAGACCTTCTAGGGATAGGAGACATAGGGCTAAAGAGAGGACCTTTGCAACCTTGTTCGCAGCAGATTGGGCAAGGGTTTTGTGGCTTGATCCTCACCAGCCCTTAAAAAccaagggaaaaaggaaaataaaaatgaaacaaactaaaaaaaaatcaaatttttttttttacacaaaaaaaatccatgtagaATGATTTACCCAAAATGATACTCAATCGATCGATTTTACTCTAATGTGGCACTAAACTgagcggaaaaaaaaaagttatgacatttaagtgagtGTCGTACGCTGTTTTTCTCTCCAATAATTGCAAGTACAAAGTGGCCGCTAATTTCTTATGATACATATGTTAAAGCAATACAGCAAAGTTAGCCATGAATAAATCTTATAGCGACGATGGGCCTACTCCAGTTGATTCCTCAAAATCTTCGCGTTCaggaagagaaaaatacaaTTGATCATAAGAAAGTACTAAAATCAGGTTGGAACCATGCGGCTGCATAATCGTGACAGCTAGTTGCATCGAAGTATGTCTCAACCTCACCGTTGTCCATGCTgtaactcttcttcttctcatctATGTTATCTTTGAAATAGACGTGGTTTGGCTTGACCCCGAGAAGGCAAGACTCGGCGTTGAACTCCACCGAGAACGAAGAGTTGCCATTCAAGAAGAGAGATGCGTTCCCCAAGCTCTTGACCTCTTCCTCAGTTCCCTTCTCCAAATCAACTTTGAAAACTCTGATCTCTTTCACGGTTCCATACCCTTCGCCCCATATCGTCCATGCCGCCAATAATGAGCCTGAACACTCAACGAGATACGGATGACCTTCGAAAATGTTCTGCCCTAGAATTAATCGGGATTCCATGCGATGATTTCTCTTGTTAAAAGTCATTATTTGCTTGTTCGCATCCAAGGCCACAAATAGCTCATCGTAATAAATCAGTTGAAGGACGGTGGACCGGCGCAGATACATCGCTGGACTCACTGCCGTCCATGCATCATCTCCTGATCTGTGGAAGGCAAACCCTAGTGGTCCAAGACTCTGATGAAGATGGATCATGACTACGTAGCTCCTGGTTGAAGAAGGGCCTGAGGACAACGCGATCCTGTTGATTCTGGGATGGCGGCACTGGAGCCTCTTCGGCCCATCGAGTTGCACCCTGAGACGTGACTTGCGGCGAAGCTTCTTCAAGGCAGGGAGTTCGATGCTGACGCGCGAAAGCGGATTGAAGATATGGTACTCCCTGTCCCCCTGCGACGCGAGTATCCATCCTGGTGCAGACAAGGTCCGGACATGAGATCCTGGCACCTGCATCGGGTAAATTCTCCCTGTGGTGGGGCTGCGGAACTCAGCTCTTTGGTTGTCGGCGTAAATCATGAGCCACGGCGTTTTCGACTTGGTGTCGTACGTCTCTTTGGCGGCAGTGGACCGCCATGATGTGCACACCCCTCGAAAAGCTAAAAAGTCTTCTATGGCTAGCCGTCGAGCAATGAGTTCTAGGATCTCTCGTGGGAGTTCTTCCCAATTCACCATTACTTGGTGATAGATTGAATGACCAAGTCGCCTGGTGTGCAACTTCTTTGATGAATTCATTCCTCAAAACATGAGGCGGGTCCATGCTTATCTAAGGCGGGTCCACGCTTATGTAAGGGAAGACCACTATTGGGAATTCGGTTTCCTTTTTAGTGTAAGATTACCCCAATCCGACTTCCTCTTTCAACAAATTGGTTCACAAAACTTATGGCtcgataatttcttttccttgaatgGATATTCCTTTGTCCTGGTTGGCAAGATAAAGCTTCCTCTTATTTGATGTTATAAGATTCAAATCTTTCTATGGAATATAGCATATCTGTGAGATAGTTCATCTTCAAGTTTTTACGAATAAAACCCCATAAAGATCTCGTACATAATATGTTTAAGTAAATGATAATTGTTTCATAGTAAACGACGcatgaaattgtaatttaaaagtaaaCTGACTTGTAACACTCAAAACATAATacctaaaatatttaatactttgaaaaaaaaaactatatgtaCCATTTCAATAAGAAACTtgtttttcaaccaaaaaaataataataagaaactTGTTTTCCTCGAAAGCAAATATATGATAATTGTCACATAATAAATGATGCgtcaaaaaaataaagtgtgaaattttaatttaaagatAAACTGACTTTCAAAACATAAATCATAATTCTCACATAGTAGGGAATTCATGAGTGCActccgataaaaaaaaaaaaaatggcacttgTGACACGGGGGAAACAAtcacttttttaaattataagaGCCTAATATATAGACcactcttttctttcatttgtacaCTCTTTGTACAACTATATCTATATCCCCACTATAGTAAACTATAACCTACTGTACCACTTAAATTGGAGCCATATGAATTTAATATAACTCATTTATAGTTTTGCCTCCTTattctcatttttcaatatgCTTGGTGTAAAGACTAAAGGAGATACGAATCATTAAGTACTGATCcgatttctaaaaataatattcttGCTTTCGAGGACCATAAGATTCAAATCAAAGCCGAGTTggatttcaaaataatttttgattaGGGTGGCCTGTATGGAGTATGTTGCGAAATGTTCGTGGAAATGCTTCGCAAGAATCGGAATTCTACTAAAATAATTGTTGCTGGTCAGTGCCTTCAGGTGAGTAAAATCATTTTGTCTTGGGCTTCGTATTTACGGTCTCACTTATGATACTGGAATTCCCATCATTTTGTCTTGTTAGCATTTGAGGCATGAAACCAAGTCATTTAGTATCTTttcttcaaataagaacctaagTCACCAAATTGAAAGAAAGGCCCAATTTCAAACTCTAACTGCTATTGAATGAATCCTCCCAACTCAATCCGCCATGTTTCGGCAAGTTACGAAGAAGCTGCTCCCCGGCTCACCGTGAGGACCCGTCCCAACCCTtcttgagaaaagaaaagatcaaatcTCAGGTTCTAACTTTGCTTTGAACAGAACAAAACGAGGAGTCGGAAACTATCTGGTATATGGATGATGATAGAGTTGCAATCTGTGATGAGATCAAGGACAGAAAGTTCGTCTATAACTGCCGGTGGGAATCAAAGCCAACAAATAGATTTCGGGAGCGATTTCATCACTTCGTAACCAGCCGCAACGTAGAGTAAAACAGAGCACGCCTCGCACTCTTCCGAAATCAATTTTTAGTGGCGGCGAACGAAGGAAGATTCTCAGTGACAAAGAAGTCGAGAATCAAAGCCAGCAATGGTGTGTCGAGCCGGATCCGAGTTCTTTAAGTACTCGGATCGCAGAGCAGAGAATAGAGCAGGACAATTCACTGCACATTGATAATATTCTGACGATTGAGAGTGGATGACAATTTGGGAGCTCCATAACATCGAGAccttttgcttcctttttcATGTGAAAAATGTGTTTGTGGACACTATACCCCTCCCTCCCCCTAAGTTCTCTGTGTTGTGTGTATGAACccttaaaaaaaaggaatcctACTCTATCAACCCGCAAAATTAATTATGTTATACAGCTTTTTTAGAATCTTCTCGAGAGGACATTGCTTCGCCCAGCCACATGGAAGAGGTGCAGGACGCACGTTTGAGGCTTCGGGAGTGGGTGAACAGAGATTCAAGACAGACAGGCGAGCTCTTTAAAAGCGAAAATTGAAGACACGAGAAAAAGGCCTCTCGGCCAAGCTTGCCGGAGAGAATAGGGGTGGTTTGCGAGCGACGCCGACACTAGTCCATGGATGAGCAATTCGCGAGCATCAGCATTACTCGGCCAAATCTGGTGGAGACTCCACTGGTGGCAACCATGGAGGAGGGCTGGAGGCTGAACTCGGAGAGAGGGATGACCAGATGGGTTTTCCGAGCAAGAGGGACTGGAGGCGTGCGGGTGAGGAAGAGGGCCAACACCATTATAGCAGAGAGCGAGCTTACGGAGAGGATAACAGAGGagagaaataaaggaaaaaaaattgcccatattttctcctcttcttctttggacAGCAGCCAAAAAATACATGGActgcttttttctcttttaaatactaagttatattaaatttttaattataaaagtcatGTAAATTTTTGACCGGAATTTCTCGTCGGAGCcacttaagtgattgtttttctctaatttcataatttagTGAGCCGGCAAAAATTTTAAGGCTAAATTATTTTAGAAGAACTCGccaccaatttttttaaaaggaaaatagaagaaataatTTAACAAACTCAttgataaagaaattaaaatgacataTCTAATTTTAAATGCACTTTTACCGTGCTTATGTTGTCATACgacccttttttttaatctatctTCATAACCATACATACATGCAAAATTGAGACATAATTATCAATCAAATATGTCACTGTTATATTTTAATACTATAAAGCCATATGTATTATACATTATACTCAATTATAGTTATGTTGGtttatttcttatatttcaATATGCTTGTTGTGGATATTGAAAGAGATTGTAAACATTtaataatgttaaattttttttttattatataactTATGGTATATTTCTCTTGGATACCACAAGTTTTCAGTATTGCTAAAATTTATTCAGAGCTAATGAAAACTAGTACTCAACTTGCCCTACAGGCCCATCGTGGTACTCCTACAGTCATCGTGTGAAAGTTTAAACTGGATAAATGATcaacttttcttaaaaaataatatttaccaTGATGgctcaacaagaaaatataattatcaaAAGAGTGGTTATTTGTACACAATCATCAGTTTAGAAGGTAgtaattgatattataaaaatatggtagtggaatttttattattttattgtttgaatttcataaaaaattgatgaaaatatggATGAAAAAGATTGAATGAAAAcctaatttatctaaaaataaactaaatggTATTTCCTCTCAAGCATTCTAAGATTTTTTGTTTAATAGATTGAGACataatctatttattttattttaaatttttttatggaaattttattttaaattgaggTACATGCGAAAGCTGGTTGTTGATGATAATAATGCGAAAGTACAGCTCACGGTGTATGAGTTCGTATCATCAAACAATATTCTCCTTGCTAATTACGTTGAATCCTCTTTGCTGATTACGCTTTGAATCCAACCACATAAAAGTAGATACTAGGCGGCAACCCTCGGctcattgctctctctctctcttgaaccATTTAATAATTTGCCAATACAATCTTTTCGGCCAAATTGACcgaaaaattattgatgtggtcATCAATAGTCATGCACGGCGTGTCCAGAgttaacatagacaatttttgtaattttgtaatttttgtaatttttatttatatatatttatttatttcttttttgcacAAGGGATATGAAGCCCTTGCTTGATCTGGTGAGGCAAGGGTTTGAAgcaagggcttcgcggccctcacctagaGGTATCGCCAACCATTGtggaaaaaatatgaaaaaaaaaaaaaagaagaagaaagaaacaaaacagaaaagaaaagaaaagaaaagaaaagaaaagagtagaaaattttgaaaatttttaaagaggGGGAAAATAATGTGGACTGAGCGattaatgaaatttcaaagtccTGTTTTTTGGGGGAAAGAGGCTGGAATTCCTCTCTGGTCTCTAACTTGAGCTGGGAGCCTGAGTTGCTGCAGTCGTGTTGAAATTGCTCCacaaaggagagaaagaggggagagCGAGAGAGGTGAAAAGCTTttttggaacctacccgtcagaaccaagaacctggaacctaccctgtcacaggttccggggtcagttccaggttccaaatGATGCCGTGGGAAAAATTGTGCATTCCTTGCTATCCTACTAACTTTATGCAGGTGGCATACTTGGGAAAACTTGTTTAAATCAGCAAAAGACTCAGCTCATGCTTTGATGCAGCTTCTGCTAAAGCGTCTTCAAGTTCCCAAAGATTTTCGCCAAAGTCATCAAGCTTGTACTTGTCTTTGCGCCATTATCAGCAAGCTTCAGATCATCTTGGcaaaaaaaattcggaaaacagATATTTTAGCCTCTAAAGGAGCAACATGTGAACTTACTTGGCAATGTGATTTCATTCACACTTTATAATTAATGGGATAACAAGTGATATTTTGCAGGTATGTGAGTGCATCCAGGGAATGTGCGGTGGGATAAATGTCATGATAGAAAAATAAGCAAGAGAAATCTAGTTCTTACAAAGATCGGAATCATCAACGGGTGGAAGCTCTCTCGAAAATTGAGTCTACTATTGCCGGATCCTAAAATTAAGAGAGAAAGGCACTGAATTTATAATCAAAATCCATATACCATTATATACTTCTTTTAGCAAAAGAGTAAATGACTGGATAAATCTGAGAAAAGGATAGACCTTAAATGGCATTCCCAGAACAAGCTTTGTAGCAAGAGAATGGTAGAAATTTTCTGAGGCCTGCACTAACAAATTCTTGATGAAGACCACTTCACCAAAACTTACAACATACTTGCATCCTTCCcccaccgagagagagagagagagagagagagagagagagagagagagagagagagagagagagagagagagagaagagagagagagagagagagagagagagagagagagagagagagagagagaaaagtacaCCCAATTGAAAATGTTCTCaaatattttctgttttgtGAAAGTTGAAACAATACCTTCAACTGATTCAAGGAGACGAGACATGAGAACGGATCCGTCACGGTGGAGGACACCTCTGTAATCCACCTCCTCGCCCTACTCCCATGTTAAGTATGGTTGTTAGAAAATGGAACTATCTAAAATTTTATGGCCAATGTCATTTTCAAGTTGATGACCAACCTCCTTTTGCATTGGCAATTAACCTGATCGTTGCTAGAAGTCAAAATAATGTCTGTGCTTTTCTCAAATGGTGCCTGATGGTAATTAGAAATAAAGATGGGGCAAATGAGAATCCCAAAATGGTCGACTAATGCAGAATGATAcaataaactaaattaaaaaccTACCACCCCTTCCTGGTTTGAAGCTTTGCTGCTCTCATACCGAGATTTTCCAGCTTTCTATAGGGATCTATCTCTTCTTCGTGGTTGATGAGAGACTCGATTGTATCACCTAAACCATCCTGCATTAAAATGTTCCATGTTCCATGAACTTCAAGGTCTAATTAGGGTATAAGGAGCATTTCAAATATCACCAGCAATGGCCCGTTATGCGCAGTCCACCAAAAACAAAATGACTCCAAtcattcaaaaatataaatgaaaacaGAATTTTGCAAAGCATTTTAAACCACCCAATCACTGGTTGCA
Protein-coding regions in this window:
- the LOC104446842 gene encoding F-box/kelch-repeat protein At1g57790-like; this encodes MVNWEELPREILELIARRLAIEDFLAFRGVCTSWRSTAAKETYDTKSKTPWLMIYADNQRAEFRSPTTGRIYPMQVPGSHVRTLSAPGWILASQGDREYHIFNPLSRVSIELPALKKLRRKSRLRVQLDGPKRLQCRHPRINRIALSSGPSSTRSYVVMIHLHQSLGPLGFAFHRSGDDAWTAVSPAMYLRRSTVLQLIYYDELFVALDANKQIMTFNKRNHRMESRLILGQNIFEGHPYLVECSGSLLAAWTIWGEGYGTVKEIRVFKVDLEKGTEEEVKSLGNASLFLNGNSSFSVEFNAESCLLGVKPNHVYFKDNIDEKKKSYSMDNGEVETYFDATSCHDYAAAWFQPDFSTFL